A section of the Telopea speciosissima isolate NSW1024214 ecotype Mountain lineage chromosome 3, Tspe_v1, whole genome shotgun sequence genome encodes:
- the LOC122655104 gene encoding protein NUCLEAR FUSION DEFECTIVE 4-like, translating into MAGSGATYIFGIYSNQIKESLGYDQTTLNLMSFWKDLGANVGVLSGFIVEATPTWFVLFLGALLNFVGYFFIWFAVMGKIPKPDPKLMYMLIAFGANSQNFSNTGVMVACVKNFPESRGIMLGLLKGFAGLSGAIITQIYLAIYGDDAKSLILFIAWLPSLISIIFLFTIRTMKVVRQPNETRVFYHCLYISIALAVYLVLITLLQKQIVFPHAGYIASATFVSLVIFLPLGICIRQEYAFWNLKKQPIDPPSSITVVKELEAAESTTTKHTATAAAAEVEAEAEAEVEPSSSVQAQHTADENKKPKKGRKPNRGEDYGILQALLSIDMMILFLTAFCGLGSCLTAINNLGQIGQSLGYPARIISSLVSLVSIWNYCGRVFAGFVSEILIAKKRFPRTLMMTLNVLLSCVGYLLIALPFPGSLYVASVIVGFTFGAQLTLLLTIISELFGLKYYSILFNYGQMAMPLGSYVLNVRIAGNLYDREALKQLAEKGLDRSSVEGLTCIGVQCYRLSFIILASVSCFGGLVSIILVMRTRKFYKSDIYKKFREAATEAAEERETALSSAAEPNDQLKV; encoded by the coding sequence ATGGCAGGGTCAGGGGCAACTTACATCTTCGGCATCTACTCCAACCAGATAAAAGAGTCCCTCGGGTATGACCAGACAACCCTTAATCTAATGAGCTTCTGGAAGGACCTTGGCGCCAACGTGGGAGTCTTGTCTGGCTTCATCGTTGAGGCTACCCCTACCTGGTTCGTCCTCTTCCTCGGCGCTCTCCTCAACTTCGTCGGCTACTTCTTCATATGGTTCGCCGTCATGGGCAAGATCCCCAAGCCGGACCCTAAGCTGATGTACATGTTGATTGCCTTCGGTGCCAATTCCCAAAACTTCTCCAACACAGGGGTGATGGTCGCCTGCGTCAAGAACTTTCCCGAGAGCAGAGGAATCATGTTGGGCCTGCTCAAGGGATTCGCGGGACTCAGCGGAGCCATCATTACCCAGATTTACTTGGCAATCTATGGTGACGACGCCAAATCGCTCATCCTCTTCATCGCCTGGCTCCCGTCATTGATTTCCATCATCTTCCTTTTCACGATCAGGACAATGAAGGTGGTCCGTCAGCCCAATGAGACCAGGGTCTTCTATCATTGCCTCTACATTTCCATCGCCCTTGCCGTGTATCTCGTGCTCATTACTCTGCTTCAGAAGCAGATTGTTTTCCCTCACGCCGGGTACATCGCCAGCGCCACATTCGTCTCTCTAGTCATCTTTCTCCCGCTCGGCATTTGCATTCGACAAGAATACGCCTTCTGGAACCTCAAGAAACAGCCCATCGATCCCCCTTCCAGCATCACCGTCGTCAAGGAGCTGGAGGCGGCAGAGTCCACCACCACCAAACACACAGCCACAGCGGCAGCGGCAGAGGTAGAGGCAGAGGCAGAGGCAGAGGTAGAACCGTCCTCCTCCGTGCAGGCGCAGCACACAGCAGATGAGAATAAGAAACCCAAGAAGGGCAGAAAACCAAACAGAGGCGAGGATTACGGAATCTTGCAGGCGCTCTTGAGCATCGACATGATGATTTTGTTCCTGACGGCGTTTTGCGGGCTAGGCAGCTGCCTAACGGCGATAAACAATCTGGGCCAAATTGGACAGTCTTTGGGCTACCCGGCTCGTATCATCAGCTCCTTGGTATCACTGGTAAGCATATGGAACTACTGCGGGAGAGTTTTCGCCGGATTCGTGTCGGAGATCTTGATAGCAAAGAAGAGATTCCCAAGGACTCTAATGATGACGCTCAACGTTCTCTTGTCCTGCGTGGGATACCTCCTCATTGCCCTACCTTTCCCAGGCTCCCTGTACGTAGCGTCGGTCATCGTAGGCTTCACCTTCGGCGCCCAATTGACGCTGCTCTTAACCATCATATCGGAGCTTTTCGGTCTCAAATACTACTCCATATTGTTCAATTACGGCCAAATGGCGATGCCACTGGGCTCTTATGTACTAAACGTGAGGATCGCGGGGAACCTTTACGACAGGGAAGCCTTGAAGCAATTGGCGGAGAAGGGGCTTGATAGGTCATCAGTGGAAGGGTTGACTTGTATTGGGGTTCAGTGTTACAGACTTTCCTTCATCATACTAGCGTCGGTGTCGTGCTTTGGAGGACTGGTTTCCATCATTCTGGTGATGAGAACGCGAAAGTTCTACAAGAGCGATATTTACAAGAAGTTCAGAGAGGCGGCGACAGAGGCGGCGGAGGAGAGGGAGACGGCACTGTCATCTGCTGCAGAACCCAACGATCAACTAAAGGTCTGA